Proteins encoded in a region of the Nocardia asteroides genome:
- a CDS encoding ferritin-like domain-containing protein produces MGAQSPAALGVSSTDPASLSIPASHPGVTDLFAVLAYGEISAFYRLAEEAKLSPTLRGKVAVATMAAAEMEHFKTLESALAARGADVFDAMAPFVRALDDYHVSTDPSTWLESMVKFYVGDGIAADFYTEIAGALTPDVAAVVRDVLAETSHSEFVVEEVRRAVTESRSERDRLTLWGRRLLGEAITQAQFVMAQRDELTDLVLTATGDLNGIAALFERMQDSHAERMAVLGI; encoded by the coding sequence AGCACAGTCACCTGCCGCGTTAGGTGTTTCGTCGACCGACCCAGCAAGCCTCTCCATCCCCGCGAGCCATCCCGGTGTGACCGATCTGTTCGCTGTGCTCGCGTACGGCGAGATCTCCGCGTTCTATCGGCTGGCGGAGGAGGCCAAGCTGTCGCCGACCCTGCGGGGCAAAGTGGCGGTCGCGACCATGGCCGCGGCCGAGATGGAGCATTTCAAGACGCTGGAGTCCGCGCTCGCCGCGCGCGGCGCCGATGTCTTCGACGCCATGGCGCCGTTCGTGCGGGCGCTGGACGACTACCACGTCTCCACCGACCCCTCCACGTGGCTCGAGTCGATGGTGAAGTTCTACGTCGGTGACGGCATCGCCGCGGACTTCTACACCGAGATCGCGGGCGCGCTGACGCCCGACGTCGCGGCGGTGGTGCGCGACGTGCTCGCCGAGACCAGCCACTCGGAGTTCGTCGTCGAGGAGGTCCGCCGAGCGGTCACCGAGAGCCGCTCCGAACGCGACCGGCTCACCCTCTGGGGAAGGCGGCTGCTGGGCGAGGCGATCACGCAAGCCCAGTTCGTGATGGCGCAGCGCGACGAACTCACCGATCTGGTCCTCACCGCCACCGGTGATCTCAACGGGATCGCGGCGCTGTTCGAGCGGATGCAGGACAGTCACGCCGAGCGCATGGCGGTACTCGGCATCTGA
- a CDS encoding helix-turn-helix transcriptional regulator: MARNGFAEFLIARRAELRPSDVGMPEGGRRRTPGLRREEVAVRAGVSADYLARLEQGRDTNPSVAVIEALADALLLRGDDRQYFSMLALASGNESRCPGNESAEERLAPTIETILHALQPTPAFVVGRRLNVLGWNRAWADFVAPLGLLDGPDQPNLAWYTFTHPAARRVVRNWEQAADTFTAALCRAKLHWPGDDSLRATIEALRGLPDFADRWKPHRVGAPGSGTLHLDHPAHGMVEVPFETLEADRDQSIIVWLADKANMHAPGLRLVTDRAANA; this comes from the coding sequence ATGGCTCGTAACGGATTCGCGGAGTTCCTCATCGCCCGGCGCGCCGAGTTGCGGCCGTCGGACGTCGGCATGCCCGAGGGCGGACGCCGCCGCACACCGGGCCTGCGCCGTGAAGAGGTGGCCGTCCGCGCCGGAGTGAGCGCCGACTACCTGGCCCGGCTGGAGCAGGGGCGCGACACCAACCCGTCGGTCGCGGTGATCGAGGCTTTGGCCGACGCGCTGCTGTTGCGCGGCGACGATCGGCAGTACTTCAGCATGCTCGCCTTGGCCTCCGGCAACGAATCCCGCTGTCCCGGTAACGAATCCGCCGAGGAGCGGCTCGCCCCGACGATCGAGACCATCCTGCACGCCTTGCAGCCCACGCCGGCCTTCGTGGTCGGCCGACGGCTGAACGTGCTGGGCTGGAACCGGGCTTGGGCCGATTTCGTCGCTCCGCTGGGACTACTGGACGGACCCGATCAGCCCAACCTCGCCTGGTACACGTTCACGCACCCGGCCGCCCGGCGGGTCGTGCGCAACTGGGAGCAGGCCGCCGATACTTTCACGGCCGCGCTCTGCCGCGCCAAGCTGCACTGGCCGGGCGACGATTCGCTACGGGCCACGATCGAGGCGCTGCGCGGCCTCCCGGATTTCGCGGACCGCTGGAAACCGCACCGGGTCGGCGCTCCCGGTTCGGGCACGCTGCACCTCGACCATCCCGCGCACGGCATGGTCGAGGTGCCGTTCGAGACCCTGGAAGCCGACCGGGATCAGAGCATCATCGTCTGGCTGGCCGACAAGGCGAACATGCACGCGCCCGGCCTGCGGCTGGTCACCGATCGCGCCGCGAACGCGTAG
- a CDS encoding YceI family protein: MTSTSESTTLKTGSWALDAAHSSVSFSIRHLGISKVRGGFTRFETEFVVDESGAAAIGATIYLDSFDTGNPDRDAHIRTADFLDVANRPTLTFRATEPVVVAESFEVQGEATLGAITKPVTLEVEWGGVQDFGPTGDRHAGFSATGTIKRTDFGVGGALPGMLSDTVKIELEIQLIEPK; encoded by the coding sequence ATGACATCCACCTCGGAATCCACCACGCTGAAAACCGGTTCGTGGGCGCTCGACGCCGCGCACTCCTCGGTCTCGTTCTCCATTCGTCATCTCGGCATCTCCAAGGTGCGCGGCGGATTCACCCGGTTCGAGACCGAATTCGTGGTCGACGAATCGGGCGCCGCCGCCATCGGCGCGACGATCTACCTCGACTCCTTCGACACCGGCAACCCGGACCGGGACGCGCACATCCGTACCGCCGATTTCCTCGACGTCGCCAATCGCCCCACGCTGACCTTCCGCGCCACCGAACCGGTGGTCGTCGCGGAGTCCTTCGAGGTGCAGGGCGAGGCCACGCTCGGCGCGATCACCAAGCCCGTCACGCTGGAGGTCGAGTGGGGCGGCGTGCAGGACTTCGGTCCGACGGGCGATCGGCACGCGGGCTTCTCCGCCACGGGCACCATCAAGCGCACCGACTTCGGCGTCGGCGGCGCACTGCCCGGCATGCTCAGCGACACGGTGAAGATCGAACTGGAAATCCAGCTCATCGAACCCAAGTAA
- a CDS encoding DUF3107 domain-containing protein, whose translation MEVKIGISDSPRELVINSAQTQDEVETLVSGALGSDGGVLALSDEKGRKFLIQASKVAYVEIGSTTGGRVGFAAV comes from the coding sequence GTGGAGGTCAAGATCGGTATTTCGGATAGCCCGCGCGAGCTGGTGATCAACAGCGCGCAGACCCAGGACGAGGTCGAGACGCTGGTGTCCGGTGCGCTCGGCAGCGACGGTGGCGTCTTGGCGCTCTCCGACGAGAAAGGCCGCAAGTTCCTGATCCAGGCGTCGAAGGTCGCATATGTCGAGATCGGCTCGACCACCGGCGGCCGCGTCGGTTTCGCCGCGGTCTGA
- a CDS encoding TetR/AcrR family transcriptional regulator, giving the protein MTDLVDRMTSRRSSSEAVAPAKRGTRLPRDERRLQLLAAASEVFVQRGYHAAGMDEISQCAGVSKPVLYQHFSSKLELYLAVLQNYVDMLVSSVRQALRSTTDNKQRVRAAVQAYFDFVDNEMQGFRLVFESDLTSEPQVQRRVEQATEACVDAVFDLVAHDSGLDPYRARILAVGLVGASQFTARYWLEADRPIPKEEAVDTTVSLAWGGLKHVPLHPID; this is encoded by the coding sequence ATGACTGACCTCGTGGACCGGATGACGTCCCGTCGATCGTCGTCCGAGGCCGTGGCGCCCGCCAAACGCGGTACGCGGCTTCCACGCGACGAGCGACGTCTTCAGCTACTCGCGGCGGCAAGCGAGGTCTTCGTGCAGCGCGGCTATCACGCCGCGGGCATGGACGAGATCTCGCAGTGCGCCGGAGTGAGCAAGCCGGTGCTGTACCAGCACTTCAGCAGCAAGCTGGAGCTCTACCTCGCGGTGCTGCAGAACTACGTGGACATGCTGGTGTCCAGCGTGCGCCAGGCGCTGCGCTCCACCACCGACAACAAGCAGCGCGTGCGCGCGGCGGTGCAGGCGTACTTCGATTTCGTGGACAACGAGATGCAGGGCTTCCGGCTGGTCTTCGAGTCCGACCTCACCAGTGAGCCGCAGGTGCAGCGCCGGGTCGAGCAAGCCACCGAGGCCTGCGTGGACGCGGTCTTCGACCTGGTCGCGCACGATTCGGGCCTGGACCCGTACCGCGCCCGCATCCTGGCCGTCGGCTTGGTCGGCGCGAGCCAGTTCACCGCGCGCTACTGGCTGGAGGCCGATCGGCCGATCCCGAAGGAGGAGGCGGTCGACACCACCGTCTCGCTCGCGTGGGGCGGCCTGAAGCACGTCCCGCTGCACCCGATCGACTGA
- a CDS encoding DUF3152 domain-containing protein, with the protein MNVTDRPERPPGGRRGARYPAGSGAPGSVGSDDVARTWPVAQSGGAARTGAAKRSGAGGGSPGRGRKKRKNAEASEAPARQPDSDQQHDRDGVEIYDPLGLYSHKADRSHQPLRARWDPTAPDEGRARARPERDAKKQSALGRFVSTYGWRAYALPVLAVITVLVVVDAIRATRTGDIVGLDPALGRLSTATATAGIIGAPPGDGHFPTDLPTGALPEGGAFAETGGGAWHVVPGTTAQVGAGTGTVFRYTVEIENGVDTSGLGGDEAVAKMIDSTLANPKSWAHDPKFGFRRVDQGDADFRISLTARGTSRKECGFDIPIDTSCYNADSRRVVLSEVRWVRGALAFDGDIGSYRQYLINHEVGHAIGYHQHQACENDGGLAPVMMQQTFGTKNDDIAALDPHGVVPMDGKRCRFNPWPYPRG; encoded by the coding sequence GTGAACGTGACCGACCGACCGGAAAGACCACCCGGTGGGCGGCGTGGTGCGCGCTACCCGGCTGGCTCCGGCGCGCCCGGTTCCGTAGGGTCGGACGACGTGGCGAGAACCTGGCCAGTGGCGCAATCCGGTGGTGCGGCTCGGACCGGCGCAGCCAAGCGGTCCGGGGCAGGCGGCGGGTCACCCGGTCGCGGGCGGAAGAAGCGCAAGAACGCCGAAGCGTCCGAAGCCCCTGCGCGACAACCCGATTCCGACCAGCAGCATGACCGGGACGGTGTCGAGATATACGACCCGCTCGGGCTCTACTCCCACAAGGCCGACCGGTCCCACCAACCGCTGCGGGCTCGCTGGGATCCCACCGCCCCCGACGAGGGCAGGGCCAGGGCCCGCCCGGAGCGGGACGCCAAGAAGCAGAGCGCGCTCGGCAGATTCGTTTCGACCTATGGCTGGCGGGCGTATGCCTTGCCGGTCTTGGCCGTGATCACCGTTCTGGTCGTCGTCGACGCGATCCGCGCCACCCGCACCGGCGATATCGTGGGCCTCGATCCGGCGCTGGGGCGACTCAGTACGGCCACCGCGACCGCGGGCATCATCGGCGCTCCGCCGGGCGACGGGCACTTCCCCACCGATCTACCCACCGGGGCACTGCCGGAGGGCGGCGCGTTCGCCGAGACCGGCGGTGGCGCGTGGCACGTGGTACCCGGCACGACGGCTCAGGTCGGCGCCGGAACCGGCACCGTCTTCCGCTACACCGTGGAGATCGAGAACGGCGTGGACACCTCCGGCTTGGGCGGTGACGAGGCCGTCGCCAAGATGATCGACTCCACCCTCGCCAACCCCAAGAGCTGGGCACACGACCCCAAGTTCGGGTTCCGCCGGGTCGACCAGGGCGACGCCGACTTCCGCATCTCGCTCACCGCACGCGGAACCAGCCGCAAGGAATGCGGTTTCGACATCCCGATCGATACGTCCTGCTACAACGCCGACAGTCGCCGCGTGGTGCTGTCGGAAGTCCGCTGGGTGCGCGGAGCGCTGGCCTTCGACGGCGACATCGGGTCCTACCGGCAGTATCTGATCAACCACGAGGTCGGCCACGCCATCGGCTACCACCAGCATCAGGCTTGCGAGAACGACGGCGGGCTGGCGCCGGTGATGATGCAGCAGACCTTCGGAACCAAGAACGACGACATCGCCGCCCTCGATCCGCACGGCGTGGTGCCGATGGACGGCAAGCGCTGCCGGTTCAATCCCTGGCCCTACCCGCGCGGCTGA
- the moeZ gene encoding adenylyltransferase/sulfurtransferase MoeZ, whose product MSSPKSLPPLVEPAAELTRDEVARYSRHLIIPDLGVDGQKRLKNAKVLVIGAGGLGSPALLYLAAAGVGTLGIVEFDEVDASNLQRQIIHGESDIGRPKADSARDSILDINSGIDVRLHKIRLEPENAVELFGEYDLIVDGTDNFATRYLVNDAAVLAGKPYVWGSIYRFEGQVSVFWEDAPDGRGINYRDLYPEAPPPGMVPSCAEGGVLGVLCASIGSVMVTEAIKLITGIGEPLLGRLMVYDALDMNYRTIKLRRDPERQPITELIDYEAFCGVVSDEGQAAAAGSTITARELEELLASGKEIELIDVREPVEWDIVHIEGAKLIPKDRILSGEALAELPQNRPIVLHCKTGVRSAEALAALKRAGFADATHLQGGVIAWANQVDQSLPVY is encoded by the coding sequence GTGTCATCACCCAAGTCCCTGCCGCCACTTGTCGAGCCGGCCGCGGAGCTGACCAGGGATGAGGTAGCCCGCTACAGCCGACACCTGATCATTCCCGATCTCGGCGTGGACGGGCAGAAACGTCTGAAGAACGCCAAAGTGCTGGTGATCGGCGCCGGTGGTCTCGGCTCGCCCGCGCTGCTGTACCTGGCCGCCGCGGGTGTCGGCACGCTCGGCATCGTCGAGTTCGACGAGGTCGACGCCTCGAACCTGCAGCGTCAGATCATCCACGGCGAATCCGACATCGGCCGCCCGAAGGCCGACAGCGCCCGTGACTCGATCCTGGACATCAACTCCGGCATCGACGTCCGGCTGCACAAGATCCGGTTGGAACCGGAGAACGCCGTCGAACTGTTCGGCGAGTACGACCTGATCGTCGACGGCACCGACAACTTCGCCACCCGCTACCTGGTCAACGACGCCGCGGTGCTCGCGGGCAAGCCGTACGTGTGGGGTTCGATCTACCGCTTCGAGGGCCAGGTCTCGGTGTTCTGGGAGGACGCTCCCGACGGGCGCGGCATCAACTACCGCGACCTGTACCCGGAGGCCCCGCCGCCCGGCATGGTCCCGTCCTGCGCCGAGGGCGGCGTGCTCGGCGTGCTGTGCGCGTCCATCGGCTCGGTGATGGTGACCGAGGCCATCAAACTGATCACCGGCATCGGCGAGCCGCTGCTGGGCCGGCTCATGGTGTACGACGCACTGGACATGAACTACCGGACCATCAAGCTGCGCCGGGATCCGGAGCGTCAGCCGATCACCGAGCTGATCGACTACGAGGCGTTCTGCGGCGTGGTGTCCGACGAGGGCCAGGCCGCCGCGGCCGGGTCCACCATCACCGCGCGTGAACTCGAGGAACTGCTGGCATCGGGCAAGGAGATCGAACTGATCGACGTGCGCGAGCCGGTGGAGTGGGACATCGTGCACATCGAGGGCGCCAAGCTGATTCCCAAGGACCGCATCCTGTCCGGCGAAGCACTGGCCGAGCTCCCGCAGAACCGCCCCATCGTGCTGCACTGCAAGACCGGGGTGCGCTCCGCCGAGGCCCTGGCCGCCCTCAAACGCGCCGGTTTCGCCGACGCCACTCACCTGCAAGGCGGCGTGATCGCCTGGGCCAACCAGGTGGATCAGTCGCTGCCGGTGTACTGA
- a CDS encoding TIGR02569 family protein has product MTSVEPPEHVRATFGLREVTPVPLGDWEGGWRFGDVVLSPVADHARAAWSAKIRETLKVDGLRLARPVRATDGRYVVSGWRADTYLEGAPEPRHDEVVSVSLRLHQATADVERPRFLSQPPVVPWVDVDVFVAADRAAWEPVPLRSLRAGGASLSTSPDGQRSIELIGQLATLRKPVQTPPQLVHGDLFGTVLFAGAQIPGLTDITPYWRPAPWAAGVIVVDALAWGGADDGLLERWADLPEWPQMLLRAVMFRLAVHALHPRSTPQAFPGLARTADMVRLTL; this is encoded by the coding sequence GTGACTTCTGTGGAACCTCCCGAGCATGTGCGTGCCACGTTCGGTCTGCGCGAAGTGACCCCGGTTCCGCTCGGTGACTGGGAAGGCGGCTGGCGCTTCGGCGACGTGGTGCTCAGTCCGGTCGCCGATCACGCGCGCGCGGCGTGGTCGGCGAAGATCCGTGAGACGTTGAAGGTGGACGGACTGCGGCTGGCCCGCCCGGTGCGGGCGACCGATGGCCGTTATGTGGTGTCGGGCTGGCGTGCGGACACCTATTTGGAGGGTGCTCCCGAACCTCGGCACGACGAGGTGGTCTCGGTGTCCTTGCGCCTGCATCAGGCGACGGCCGACGTGGAGCGGCCGCGCTTCCTCTCACAGCCGCCGGTCGTGCCATGGGTGGACGTGGACGTGTTCGTCGCCGCCGATCGCGCCGCGTGGGAGCCGGTGCCGCTGCGCAGTCTCCGTGCCGGCGGAGCGTCGCTGTCGACCTCGCCGGACGGGCAGCGCAGCATCGAGCTGATCGGTCAGCTTGCCACGCTGCGCAAACCGGTACAGACGCCTCCGCAGCTGGTGCACGGTGATCTGTTCGGCACCGTGTTGTTCGCGGGTGCGCAGATCCCCGGCCTCACCGACATCACCCCTTACTGGCGGCCCGCTCCCTGGGCGGCCGGGGTGATCGTGGTGGATGCGCTGGCCTGGGGTGGCGCGGACGACGGGTTGCTCGAACGCTGGGCGGACCTGCCGGAGTGGCCGCAGATGTTGTTGCGCGCGGTCATGTTCCGCCTCGCGGTGCACGCTCTGCATCCGCGCTCGACGCCCCAGGCGTTTCCCGGTCTGGCGCGCACGGCGGACATGGTGCGCCTGACTCTCTGA
- a CDS encoding CHAP domain-containing protein: MTTTFEDIEIKPFKHPDHASPGLKAVIDAAHAYMQSSIVLFASGSDAGQPDMIRRLADKKLLSQQGLELDKPGAQKLDPASSVMTGNYGDRLGEFVDIESDMRMKTENVEERAFASFDTSNNAFQDVKKIAEGLRDELSGPHEVIRLPDNSLHLSPAAENRLLVLILEAVDRVHDTIEDSDSGMRRNAGNIYEMMPNLPRNPYGNAPDVGSRSPWTPTASSATWTRGTGTPDDIVTKAREQLGLGVSESGGNNVPMFRGADGKLYKAPYNINDAWCAAFSTWAWDQAGYNVDWTNKNYVPAIWNDAKHMGLAANISSAQKGDMIIFDWEGDGTPDHVGIVESVDPRTGRINTIEGNSSDRLQTQSYAMNAGSLVGVVKPPPSDSSTRV; the protein is encoded by the coding sequence ATGACCACGACCTTCGAAGACATCGAGATCAAGCCTTTCAAGCATCCCGATCATGCCAGTCCCGGCCTCAAAGCGGTCATCGACGCGGCGCACGCGTATATGCAGAGTTCGATCGTGCTGTTCGCGTCAGGTTCCGACGCCGGCCAGCCGGACATGATCCGCCGGCTGGCGGATAAGAAGTTGCTCAGCCAGCAAGGGCTGGAGCTCGACAAACCCGGTGCCCAGAAGCTCGACCCCGCCTCGTCGGTGATGACCGGCAACTACGGGGACAGGCTCGGTGAGTTCGTGGACATCGAATCCGACATGCGAATGAAGACCGAGAATGTGGAAGAACGCGCCTTTGCGAGCTTCGACACCTCGAACAATGCGTTCCAGGACGTCAAGAAAATCGCGGAGGGGCTGAGGGACGAGCTGAGTGGCCCGCATGAGGTGATTCGGCTGCCCGACAACAGTCTGCACCTGAGCCCGGCCGCGGAGAACCGGTTGCTGGTGCTGATCCTCGAGGCCGTGGACCGGGTGCACGACACGATCGAGGATTCCGACAGTGGTATGCGCAGGAACGCGGGCAACATCTACGAGATGATGCCGAACCTTCCCCGCAACCCGTACGGCAACGCGCCGGATGTCGGGTCTCGCAGTCCGTGGACGCCGACCGCGAGCAGCGCTACGTGGACCCGTGGGACCGGAACTCCGGATGACATCGTCACGAAGGCGCGGGAGCAGCTGGGACTCGGCGTTTCCGAGAGCGGTGGAAATAATGTCCCGATGTTCCGCGGCGCGGATGGCAAGCTCTACAAGGCCCCGTACAACATCAACGACGCATGGTGCGCGGCGTTCTCTACCTGGGCGTGGGATCAGGCCGGTTACAACGTCGACTGGACCAACAAGAATTATGTACCCGCCATCTGGAACGACGCCAAGCACATGGGATTGGCGGCGAATATCTCGAGTGCCCAAAAAGGTGACATGATCATCTTCGACTGGGAGGGTGACGGAACCCCGGACCATGTGGGCATCGTGGAATCCGTGGATCCCAGAACCGGCCGGATCAACACCATCGAAGGCAATTCCAGCGATCGCTTGCAAACACAAAGCTATGCAATGAACGCTGGATCGCTCGTCGGTGTCGTCAAACCGCCACCCTCCGACAGCTCGACGAGAGTCTGA